A portion of the Toxotes jaculatrix isolate fToxJac2 chromosome 16, fToxJac2.pri, whole genome shotgun sequence genome contains these proteins:
- the tbx5a gene encoding T-box transcription factor TBX5-A isoform X2, with the protein MADQEETFGLQNSPGGSDSREVQSDNKSEKQNGTSSKSPSSQTTYIQQGMEGIKVYLHERELWMKFHEVGTEMIITKAGRRMFPSFKVKVTGLNPKTKYILLMDVVPADDHRYKFADNKWSVTGKAEPAMPGRLYVHPDSPATGAHWMRQLVSFQKLKLTNNHLDPFGHIILNSMHKYQPRIHIVKADENNGFGSKNTAFCTHVFPETAFIAVTSYQNHKITQLKIENNPFAKGFRGSDDMELHRMSRMQSTKEYPVVPRSTVRQRVGSSQSPFSGEVQGMGTPSTLSSQYSHCENGVTSTSQDMLPQSGSYPLPHEHSQEYHCIKRKVEDDCHSGEHSYKKAYLESSSSEEDHYYRPVGYAQSLGLAGGPYRSESSQRQACMYASASQGAEPVPSLEDISCNTWASVSPYGSCSVTTMQPMERLPYQHFSAHFTSGSLVSRLGGVGGHASPQLGDGHHAAMYQSSMTHQTLGRQCSPGAGIQSPTASLQGNEYLYTHGIPRTLSPHQYHTVHSVSIMPEWNENS; encoded by the exons ggAATGGAGGGAATAAAAGTCTACCTGCACGAGAGGGAACTGTGGATGAAGTTTCACGAGGTGGGGACGGAGATGATCATCACCAAAGCCGGAAG GCGAATGTTCCCCAGCTTCAAAGTGAAGGTCACGGGACTCAACCCCAAAACTAAATATATTCTCCTGATGGATGTTGTTCCTGCGGACGACCATCGATATAAATTCGCCGACAATAAATG GTCTGTGACCGGGAAGGCAGAGCCCGCTATGCCCGGGAGGCTCTACGTTCATCCGGACTCTCCCGCCACAGGGGCGCATTGGATGAGGCAGCTCGTTTCCTTCCAGAAGCTGAAACTGACCAACAACCACCTGGACCCGTTCGGACAC ATCATTTTAAATTCGATGCACAAGTACCAGCCGAGGATCCACATTGTGAAGGCGGATGAAAATAACGGCTTTGGCTCCAAAAACACGGCCTTCTGCACTCACGTCTTCCCCGAGACCGCCTTCATCGCGGTCACATCCTATCAAAACCATAAG ATAACCCAGCTGAAGATAGAGAACAACCCATTTGCAAAAGGTTTTCGTGGAAGTGATGATATGGAACTGCACCGGATGTCCAGAATGCAAAG CACCAAGGAGTATCCAGTAGTGCCTCGCAGTACAGTGCGACAGAGGGTGGGCTCCAGCCAGAGCCCGTTCAGCGGGGAGGTCCAGGGCATGGGCACCCCGAGCACCCTGAGCTCCCAGTACTCCCACTGTGAGAACGGGGTCACAAGCACCTCACAGGACATGCTGCCTCAGTCGGGCTCCTACCCACTGCCACACGAGCACAGCCAGGAGTACCACTGCATCAAGAGGAAAG TGGAGGATGACTGTCACTCAGGTGAGCACAGCTATAAGAAAGCCTACCTAGAGAGCTCGTCCAGTGAGGAGGACCATTACTACCGTCCTGTTGGTTACGCCCAGAGCCTCGGCCTGGCCGGCGGGCCCTACCGCAGTGAATCTAGCCAGCGACAGGCCTGTATGTACGCCAGCGCATCACAGGGAGCTGAGCCTGTTCCCAGTTTGGAGGATATCAGCTGCAACACTTGGGCCAGCGTTTCACCCTATGGGAGTTGCTCTGTCACCACCATGCAGCCAATGGAGCGGCTGCCATACCAGCACTTCTCCGCTCACTTCACCTCAGGGTCTCTGGTGTCCAGACTTGGCGGAGTTGGGGGCCACGCCTCACCGCAGCTAGGTGACGGCCACCACGCAGCCATGTACCAGAGCTCCATGACCCACCAGACTCTGGGCCGCCAGTGCAGTCCTGGGGCTGGGATCCAGTCGCCGACAGCCAGCCTACAGGGAAACGAGTACCTCTACACACACGGCATCCCACGTACATTATCGCCACACCAGTACCACACTGTACATAGTGTCAGCATCATGCCAGAGTGGAACGAGAACAGCTAA
- the tbx5a gene encoding T-box transcription factor TBX5-A isoform X1, with protein MADQEETFGLQNSPGGSDSREVQSDNKSEKQNGTSSKSPSSQTTYIQQVSISQCGMEGIKVYLHERELWMKFHEVGTEMIITKAGRRMFPSFKVKVTGLNPKTKYILLMDVVPADDHRYKFADNKWSVTGKAEPAMPGRLYVHPDSPATGAHWMRQLVSFQKLKLTNNHLDPFGHIILNSMHKYQPRIHIVKADENNGFGSKNTAFCTHVFPETAFIAVTSYQNHKITQLKIENNPFAKGFRGSDDMELHRMSRMQSTKEYPVVPRSTVRQRVGSSQSPFSGEVQGMGTPSTLSSQYSHCENGVTSTSQDMLPQSGSYPLPHEHSQEYHCIKRKVEDDCHSGEHSYKKAYLESSSSEEDHYYRPVGYAQSLGLAGGPYRSESSQRQACMYASASQGAEPVPSLEDISCNTWASVSPYGSCSVTTMQPMERLPYQHFSAHFTSGSLVSRLGGVGGHASPQLGDGHHAAMYQSSMTHQTLGRQCSPGAGIQSPTASLQGNEYLYTHGIPRTLSPHQYHTVHSVSIMPEWNENS; from the exons ggAATGGAGGGAATAAAAGTCTACCTGCACGAGAGGGAACTGTGGATGAAGTTTCACGAGGTGGGGACGGAGATGATCATCACCAAAGCCGGAAG GCGAATGTTCCCCAGCTTCAAAGTGAAGGTCACGGGACTCAACCCCAAAACTAAATATATTCTCCTGATGGATGTTGTTCCTGCGGACGACCATCGATATAAATTCGCCGACAATAAATG GTCTGTGACCGGGAAGGCAGAGCCCGCTATGCCCGGGAGGCTCTACGTTCATCCGGACTCTCCCGCCACAGGGGCGCATTGGATGAGGCAGCTCGTTTCCTTCCAGAAGCTGAAACTGACCAACAACCACCTGGACCCGTTCGGACAC ATCATTTTAAATTCGATGCACAAGTACCAGCCGAGGATCCACATTGTGAAGGCGGATGAAAATAACGGCTTTGGCTCCAAAAACACGGCCTTCTGCACTCACGTCTTCCCCGAGACCGCCTTCATCGCGGTCACATCCTATCAAAACCATAAG ATAACCCAGCTGAAGATAGAGAACAACCCATTTGCAAAAGGTTTTCGTGGAAGTGATGATATGGAACTGCACCGGATGTCCAGAATGCAAAG CACCAAGGAGTATCCAGTAGTGCCTCGCAGTACAGTGCGACAGAGGGTGGGCTCCAGCCAGAGCCCGTTCAGCGGGGAGGTCCAGGGCATGGGCACCCCGAGCACCCTGAGCTCCCAGTACTCCCACTGTGAGAACGGGGTCACAAGCACCTCACAGGACATGCTGCCTCAGTCGGGCTCCTACCCACTGCCACACGAGCACAGCCAGGAGTACCACTGCATCAAGAGGAAAG TGGAGGATGACTGTCACTCAGGTGAGCACAGCTATAAGAAAGCCTACCTAGAGAGCTCGTCCAGTGAGGAGGACCATTACTACCGTCCTGTTGGTTACGCCCAGAGCCTCGGCCTGGCCGGCGGGCCCTACCGCAGTGAATCTAGCCAGCGACAGGCCTGTATGTACGCCAGCGCATCACAGGGAGCTGAGCCTGTTCCCAGTTTGGAGGATATCAGCTGCAACACTTGGGCCAGCGTTTCACCCTATGGGAGTTGCTCTGTCACCACCATGCAGCCAATGGAGCGGCTGCCATACCAGCACTTCTCCGCTCACTTCACCTCAGGGTCTCTGGTGTCCAGACTTGGCGGAGTTGGGGGCCACGCCTCACCGCAGCTAGGTGACGGCCACCACGCAGCCATGTACCAGAGCTCCATGACCCACCAGACTCTGGGCCGCCAGTGCAGTCCTGGGGCTGGGATCCAGTCGCCGACAGCCAGCCTACAGGGAAACGAGTACCTCTACACACACGGCATCCCACGTACATTATCGCCACACCAGTACCACACTGTACATAGTGTCAGCATCATGCCAGAGTGGAACGAGAACAGCTAA